A single region of the Streptomyces sp. AM 4-1-1 genome encodes:
- a CDS encoding NUDIX domain-containing protein produces the protein MARTEYYDDPNAPKPTSMVVAASAVVTDDHGRILLQRRRDNDLWALPGGGMDLTDSLPGTAVREVKEETGLDVEITGLVGTYTDPKHIIAYTDGEVRRQFNVCFTARITGGRLEISDESTEVRFVPPDEIKQLPMHHTQRLRLQHFLEQREKPYLG, from the coding sequence GTGGCCCGCACCGAGTACTACGACGACCCGAACGCCCCCAAGCCGACCAGCATGGTCGTCGCCGCGTCCGCCGTCGTCACCGACGACCACGGGCGCATCCTTCTCCAGCGCCGCCGCGACAACGACCTATGGGCCCTGCCCGGAGGCGGCATGGACCTCACCGACTCCCTGCCAGGCACAGCCGTCCGCGAGGTCAAAGAGGAGACCGGCCTCGACGTAGAGATCACCGGCCTGGTCGGCACCTACACCGACCCGAAACACATCATCGCCTACACCGACGGCGAGGTTCGGCGACAGTTCAACGTCTGCTTCACCGCCCGCATCACCGGCGGCCGGCTGGAGATCTCCGACGAGTCCACCGAGGTCCGGTTCGTGCCGCCGGACGAGATCAAGCAGTTGCCGATGCACCACACCCAACGACTCAGGCTCCAGCACTTCCTGGAACAGCGCGAGAAGCCGTACCTGGGCTGA
- a CDS encoding XRE family transcriptional regulator, giving the protein MAAGGWTYAALAQQVEVDPKSVERWVNLGRIPRRATALQAAKALGEDVHALWPALRQARPARAISPELVALYEQRADLPVSTFTDLLTQARERIDILVYAAVFLHEAYPRLNELLTERAAEGCTVRIAIGDPDSDNVQARGQEERFGHGIDSRCRLALMHYKPPADTPGIEVRTHATTLYNSLYRADDQQLVNAHVWGVNAYAAPVWHLRRHETRGMFDTYTDSFDAVWATATPVQEEG; this is encoded by the coding sequence ATGGCGGCGGGAGGCTGGACGTACGCCGCACTCGCTCAGCAGGTCGAGGTCGACCCCAAGTCGGTCGAGCGCTGGGTGAACCTCGGGCGTATCCCACGCCGTGCCACCGCCCTCCAGGCGGCCAAGGCCCTGGGAGAAGACGTGCACGCACTCTGGCCGGCGCTCCGCCAGGCCCGCCCCGCCCGCGCCATCAGCCCCGAACTGGTCGCGCTCTACGAACAGCGGGCCGACCTCCCCGTCTCGACGTTCACCGACCTCTTGACCCAGGCCCGGGAACGGATCGACATCCTCGTCTACGCGGCCGTCTTCCTCCACGAGGCGTACCCGCGGCTGAACGAACTCCTCACCGAACGCGCCGCCGAAGGCTGCACCGTCCGCATCGCGATCGGGGACCCCGACAGCGACAACGTCCAAGCCCGCGGCCAGGAGGAGCGGTTCGGCCACGGCATCGATTCCCGCTGCCGCCTCGCCCTCATGCACTACAAACCGCCCGCCGACACCCCCGGCATCGAAGTCCGGACCCACGCAACCACGCTCTACAACTCCCTCTACCGCGCCGACGACCAGCAACTCGTCAACGCACACGTCTGGGGCGTCAACGCCTACGCCGCCCCCGTATGGCATCTTCGCCGACACGAGACACGCGGCATGTTCGACACCTACACCGACAGCTTCGACGCCGTGTGGGCGACGGCAACCCCCGTACAAGAGGAAGGCTGA
- a CDS encoding GntR family transcriptional regulator, with protein MTLPLDEDSRPPYLQAAEALRDVILNGEYRSGERLPSANVLGDRFGVSSSTVQNALRVLKQEGLVYSQLGRGSYVSDSVGGSTEEVDGDHEEADAAGADWPVDVIYNGDPRPPYAQVADILRREILEGTYPPGSQLPPAREIQERFKVANSTAQNAYRRLKQDGLVYAVKGRGVFVRQEPEPGKHHGTITNYLLRDEIAREARVAATEFADLSDEELLAREAELDRRWDVVREEHQRLYGERRKVKREKSRRGLFLPPLHDDDAEPDMSPSEKLNTALAESKKRRQQRP; from the coding sequence ATGACCCTGCCCTTGGACGAGGACTCCCGGCCGCCGTACCTCCAGGCCGCCGAGGCCCTGCGGGACGTGATCCTGAACGGTGAGTACCGCTCCGGCGAGCGCCTGCCCTCGGCCAACGTGCTGGGTGATCGGTTCGGGGTGTCCAGCTCCACCGTCCAGAACGCTCTGCGCGTGCTCAAGCAGGAAGGCTTGGTCTACTCCCAGCTCGGCCGGGGCAGCTACGTCAGCGACTCCGTCGGCGGGAGCACCGAAGAGGTCGACGGTGATCATGAGGAAGCCGATGCCGCAGGGGCGGACTGGCCAGTCGACGTCATCTACAACGGTGATCCCCGACCGCCGTACGCACAGGTCGCCGACATCCTCCGCCGGGAAATCCTGGAAGGCACCTACCCTCCAGGCTCCCAGCTCCCTCCCGCCCGGGAGATCCAAGAGCGATTCAAAGTCGCCAACTCCACGGCGCAGAACGCCTATCGGCGCCTTAAGCAGGACGGGCTGGTGTACGCGGTCAAAGGACGTGGTGTTTTCGTCCGCCAGGAACCGGAGCCGGGCAAGCACCACGGGACGATCACGAACTACCTGCTGCGCGATGAGATCGCCCGCGAGGCACGTGTGGCCGCCACCGAGTTCGCCGACCTCAGCGACGAGGAGCTGCTGGCGCGGGAAGCAGAGCTCGACCGACGATGGGACGTGGTTCGGGAGGAGCATCAGCGGCTTTACGGCGAGCGCCGGAAGGTCAAGCGGGAGAAGAGCCGACGCGGCCTGTTCCTGCCACCCCTGCATGACGACGACGCCGAGCCGGACATGTCGCCGAGCGAGAAGCTGAACACCGCGCTGGCCGAATCGAAGAAGCGCCGGCAACAGCGGCCCTGA
- a CDS encoding FtsK/SpoIIIE domain-containing protein translates to MIRFENSGPEYAPDVLLAVAVLVGVWLLVRVVCYVRADRDTRVSMWQAVRVRWGWVRLARMAGLTVTDKTPGLLGQITAQKDGPAPAPRVLTPKIKVKPDRFGVIVRARTLPQVGVEEYQKSARFLADAWRCTRVSVLPDGPGRVVIRGVRSDPLTTPTTHRPTGLPPVDLTRWELGIDEYAAKVCVSLANVPGVTVAGAPGAGKTSGVNKFVCDFAPSASVQFVTADGKVSRASEGDYADLVKRMFAFCGDDLDEANALFKRMVELRKRRSATIRDVLGVKNMWHVGPSPQWPLTVLIIDEAHTYFREYKGSDPATKRLAALTAENARLVEDLVKKGRSVGILVILISQKTTGDAIPTFIRDVCPIGLSFAQKTVEAAVAALGDDIRNWPDASPVTLQDPAYVGVAVMAMQGRPGYTRIRTPYVSDADAARVAEATSHLTADPDLCLDALLASTGRTTAPLPSLTK, encoded by the coding sequence GTGATCCGCTTCGAAAATTCCGGGCCGGAATACGCGCCGGACGTGCTGCTGGCCGTGGCCGTGCTGGTCGGTGTGTGGCTGCTGGTGAGGGTGGTGTGCTACGTACGGGCCGACCGGGACACGCGCGTGAGCATGTGGCAGGCCGTGCGGGTGCGGTGGGGCTGGGTACGGCTCGCGCGGATGGCCGGGCTGACGGTCACCGACAAGACCCCGGGCCTGCTGGGGCAGATCACCGCGCAGAAGGACGGCCCCGCCCCCGCGCCCCGAGTCCTGACGCCGAAGATCAAGGTGAAGCCGGACCGGTTCGGTGTGATCGTGCGGGCCCGGACGCTGCCGCAGGTCGGGGTGGAGGAGTACCAGAAGTCGGCGCGGTTCCTGGCGGATGCCTGGCGGTGCACGCGGGTGTCCGTGCTGCCGGACGGCCCCGGCAGGGTGGTGATCCGGGGCGTGCGCTCCGACCCGTTGACCACGCCGACCACGCACCGGCCCACTGGCCTCCCGCCCGTGGACCTGACGCGTTGGGAGCTGGGCATCGATGAGTACGCCGCGAAGGTATGCGTGTCCCTGGCCAACGTGCCCGGGGTCACGGTGGCCGGCGCCCCCGGTGCGGGCAAGACCTCGGGGGTCAACAAGTTCGTCTGTGACTTCGCGCCGTCTGCGTCCGTGCAGTTCGTGACGGCGGACGGCAAGGTGTCGCGGGCCTCGGAGGGCGACTACGCCGACCTGGTCAAGCGGATGTTCGCGTTCTGCGGGGACGACCTCGATGAAGCCAACGCGCTGTTCAAGCGCATGGTGGAGCTGCGCAAGCGGCGTTCGGCGACCATCCGGGACGTGCTGGGCGTGAAGAACATGTGGCACGTCGGCCCCTCGCCGCAGTGGCCGCTCACGGTCCTGATCATTGATGAGGCGCACACGTACTTCCGCGAGTACAAGGGCAGCGACCCGGCCACGAAACGGCTGGCCGCGCTGACGGCGGAGAACGCCCGGCTGGTGGAGGACCTGGTCAAGAAGGGACGCAGCGTCGGCATCCTGGTGATCCTGATCAGCCAGAAGACCACCGGCGACGCCATCCCCACCTTCATCCGCGACGTGTGCCCCATCGGGCTGTCCTTCGCGCAGAAGACCGTGGAAGCCGCGGTGGCCGCGCTCGGTGACGACATCCGCAACTGGCCCGATGCCAGCCCGGTCACCTTGCAGGACCCCGCCTACGTCGGCGTCGCGGTGATGGCGATGCAGGGCCGCCCCGGCTACACCCGCATCCGCACCCCCTACGTCTCCGACGCCGACGCCGCCCGCGTCGCCGAAGCCACCTCGCACCTGACCGCCGACCCGGACCTGTGCCTGGACGCCCTCCTCGCCTCGACCGGCCGGACCACGGCACCCCTGCCGTCGCTCACCAAGTAG
- a CDS encoding DUF2637 domain-containing protein has product MAEERFTRRTVTVVMAVIAALAFVFSFGNVWALALRLGVPHPIAPLIAPMVDLSVVGLLVALRFLALRGVPKAELKAGTRLLHLCGLLTLALNTAEPLLTGRYGRACLDTVAPLLLLGWGHVGPAFLAQFHTRPTPHPEAAATVSEPVPDEAPAPPTPAPVVALSPVEEAEPAPAPAVAQPVVVAETTRPASGLALPVALLDAARRIADTHRAEHGTTITAAHLGTRMGIALPVATAALAQL; this is encoded by the coding sequence ATGGCGGAGGAACGGTTCACCCGGCGCACCGTGACCGTGGTCATGGCGGTCATCGCGGCCCTGGCCTTCGTCTTCTCCTTCGGCAACGTCTGGGCCCTCGCCCTGCGGCTCGGCGTCCCCCACCCGATTGCGCCACTGATCGCCCCCATGGTGGACCTGTCCGTCGTCGGGCTCCTGGTCGCCCTGCGCTTCCTGGCCCTGCGCGGCGTCCCCAAGGCAGAGCTGAAGGCCGGTACCCGGCTGCTGCACCTGTGCGGCCTGCTCACCCTCGCGCTGAACACCGCCGAACCGCTGCTGACCGGACGCTACGGCCGGGCCTGCCTGGACACCGTCGCCCCGCTCCTGCTCCTCGGCTGGGGCCACGTCGGCCCCGCCTTCCTCGCCCAGTTCCACACCCGTCCCACCCCGCACCCGGAGGCCGCCGCCACTGTCTCCGAGCCGGTGCCCGACGAAGCACCCGCACCCCCGACGCCCGCCCCGGTCGTCGCCCTCTCCCCGGTTGAGGAAGCCGAGCCCGCTCCGGCTCCGGCCGTCGCTCAGCCCGTCGTAGTCGCCGAGACGACTCGGCCCGCCTCCGGCCTGGCCCTGCCGGTCGCCCTGCTGGACGCCGCTCGGCGCATCGCGGACACCCACCGCGCCGAGCACGGAACAACAATCACCGCCGCCCACCTCGGCACACGCATGGGCATCGCCCTGCCGGTGGCCACCGCCGCACTCGCTCAGCTCTGA
- a CDS encoding replication initiator has product MVTLDLRHVASPAVRDLLHLVNHPDFDRAQQQIERLSGCTEPVRLTGQTTTVDTATGEVLRSYTSSDEPTGSLLTACGNRRASRCPACSRLYAADTYHLIRAGLSGGKTVPDTVRTHPRVFATLTAPFFGPVHNRPTTPGGDTRPCRCRKLHDPTDALLGTPLNPATYDYTGAVLFNAHASALWARFTIYLRREIAARLGLTQKAACAVLRVSFAKVAEYQKRGLVHFHAVMRLDGPDGSSQPPPPYATVAVLTKAARAAAARVRVTVESDAVGDRELGWGKQFDVREIAAFGTDAEFTDQAVAAYVAKYATKSADASGTLDHTLFCRPCQGRGATVLPHGTPLPCTACDGTGQARPLSRLPVARHVRQMIRTCWELGRLPEFAHLKLWKWAHMLGFRGHFSTKSRSYSTTLGALRDARRAWCTEQARTHAGLPEPDPTTTLVVGRWDYLGSGYSPGAALLAAGVWHRKEMERQFIAEGGC; this is encoded by the coding sequence ATGGTCACCCTGGACCTGCGCCACGTGGCAAGCCCCGCCGTACGGGACCTGCTCCACCTCGTCAACCACCCCGACTTCGACCGCGCACAGCAGCAGATCGAACGCCTCAGCGGCTGCACCGAACCCGTCCGCTTGACCGGACAGACCACCACCGTCGACACGGCGACGGGTGAGGTGCTGCGCTCCTACACCTCCTCCGACGAGCCGACGGGCAGCCTGCTCACCGCGTGCGGCAACCGCCGTGCCTCCCGCTGCCCGGCCTGCTCCCGCCTCTACGCCGCCGACACCTACCACCTCATCCGCGCCGGCCTCTCCGGCGGCAAGACCGTGCCCGACACCGTCCGCACCCACCCCCGCGTCTTCGCCACCCTCACCGCCCCCTTCTTCGGCCCCGTCCACAACCGCCCCACCACCCCCGGCGGCGACACCCGGCCCTGCCGCTGTCGCAAGCTCCACGACCCCACGGACGCCCTGCTGGGCACGCCGCTGAACCCGGCGACGTACGACTACACGGGCGCGGTCCTGTTCAACGCCCACGCCTCCGCCCTGTGGGCCCGCTTCACGATCTACCTCCGTCGGGAGATCGCCGCCCGGCTCGGCCTGACCCAGAAGGCCGCCTGTGCCGTCCTACGCGTGTCCTTCGCCAAGGTCGCCGAGTACCAGAAGCGCGGCCTGGTCCACTTCCATGCCGTCATGCGACTCGACGGCCCGGACGGCAGCAGCCAGCCCCCGCCGCCGTACGCCACCGTCGCCGTACTCACGAAGGCCGCCCGCGCCGCCGCCGCGCGGGTCCGCGTCACGGTGGAGTCGGATGCGGTCGGGGATCGCGAACTCGGCTGGGGCAAACAGTTCGACGTGCGCGAGATCGCGGCCTTCGGCACTGACGCCGAATTCACCGACCAGGCCGTGGCCGCCTACGTGGCGAAGTACGCCACCAAGTCCGCCGACGCCTCCGGCACCCTCGACCACACCCTGTTCTGCCGCCCCTGTCAGGGACGCGGCGCCACCGTGTTGCCCCACGGGACGCCGCTCCCGTGCACCGCGTGCGATGGGACCGGGCAGGCTCGCCCGCTGTCCCGGCTACCCGTCGCCCGGCACGTCCGGCAGATGATCCGCACCTGCTGGGAGCTGGGCAGGCTGCCGGAGTTCGCTCACCTCAAGCTCTGGAAGTGGGCGCACATGCTCGGCTTCCGGGGCCACTTCTCCACCAAGTCCCGCAGCTACTCCACCACCCTTGGCGCGCTGCGCGACGCCCGCCGCGCCTGGTGTACCGAACAGGCCCGCACTCATGCCGGCCTGCCCGAGCCGGACCCGACGACCACGCTCGTCGTCGGTCGGTGGGACTACCTGGGCTCGGGCTACAGCCCCGGCGCCGCGCTCCTCGCGGCCGGCGTGTGGCACCGCAAGGAAATGGAACGGCAGTTCATCGCGGAAGGGGGCTGCTGA
- a CDS encoding helix-turn-helix domain-containing protein: MISPPPTVLRTEATPVLDLLTVPQVMARLQLGRSAVYDLLRTGQLTSITLGRARRIPTHALTDFIRTRLEQDAA; encoded by the coding sequence ATGATCTCGCCCCCGCCCACCGTCCTCCGTACGGAGGCGACCCCGGTGCTGGATCTGCTCACGGTGCCCCAGGTGATGGCCCGCCTCCAGCTCGGCCGCTCCGCCGTCTACGACCTACTCCGCACCGGCCAGCTCACCTCGATCACCCTCGGCCGCGCCCGCCGCATCCCCACCCACGCCCTCACCGACTTCATCCGCACCCGCCTCGAACAGGACGCCGCCTGA